A genomic stretch from Setaria viridis chromosome 1, Setaria_viridis_v4.0, whole genome shotgun sequence includes:
- the LOC117846134 gene encoding CASP-like protein 5A1 gives MTNKTKPTRPLQGMLQKGSFLWRPAGTAGCLCLRTLQFVLAVAALAVMAPNAGELTSHLRPWYLAPVFLCQFMWSLPMALLDAQAVLASRRRQYHRYCHRRSSLLVTLADGITTAVVFTAASWSLGLASAASAFKTLVALGFASFVALATSSFLNLVNMAYHSQLQY, from the exons ATGACCAACAAGACCAAGCCAACTCGTCCCCTGCAAG GGATGCTGCAGAAGGGGTCGTTCCTCTGGAGGCCTGCAGGCACGGCAGGGTGCCTCTGCCTCCGCACGCTGCAgttcgtcctcgccgtcgccgcgctcgccgtcaTGGCCCCCAACGCCGGCGAGCTCACCTCCCACCTAAG GCCATGGTACTTGGCTCCTGTCTTCCTCTGCCAGTTCATGTGGAGTCTACCGATGGCCCTCCTCGACGCGCAGGCGGTTCtcgcgagccggcggcggcagtacCACCGCTACTGCCACCGCCGGAGTTCTCTCCTTGTCACTCTTGCTGACGGG ATCACGACGGCAGTTGTGTTCACCGCGGCGTCGTGGTCGCTGGGCCTCGcgagcgcggcgtcggcgtTCAAGACCCTGGTGGCGCTGGGGTTTGCTAGCTTTGTTGCCCTGGCGACCTCCTCCTTCCTCAACCTCGTCAACATGGCCTACCACTCGCAGTTGCAGTACTGA
- the LOC117837792 gene encoding early nodulin-93, producing the protein MAGRSFLIRSPKEEESDAAVREAVFLGARNAAIAGSVVAVPTLIGCRVLPWAKANLNYTAQALIISAACIAGFFITADKTILRNARQNTIGKLDKST; encoded by the exons ATGGCCGGCAGGAGCTTCTTGATCCGGTCCCCCAAGGAGGAGGAGTCCGACGCCGCCGTCAGAG AGGCTGTATTTCTGGGAGCGAGGAATGCTGCAATAGCTGGTTCTGTGGTAGCGGTTCCCACG TTGATCGGCTGCCGTGTCCTTCCTTGGGCTAAGGCTAATCTCAACTACACCGCACAAGCACTCATCATATCTGCAG CCTGCATCGCTGGCTTCTTCATCACTGCTGACAAAACCATTCTACGGAACGCAAGACAAAACACCATCGGGAAGCTTGACAAGTCAACTTGA
- the LOC117848245 gene encoding nuclear poly(A) polymerase 4 produces MAGSVGVGRAAARSSPKRYAGTDPPLSLAGPTVADLQRTAELEKFLVEAGLYEGKEESAKREEVLSEIGQIVKEWVKQLTSKKGYAEQLVERANAVLFTFGSYRLGVHGPGADIDTLCVGPSYVNREEDFFVTLHGILAEKEEVTELQPVPDAHVPVLKFKFRGISIDLLYASLSPSEIPADFDISQGSVLCDVDEATVRSLNGCRVADQILRLVPNAENFRTTLRCLKYWAKRRGVYSNITGFLGGVNWALLVARVCQLYPNAVPSMLVSRFFRVFTQWQWPNPVMLCAIKNDDLGFSIWDPRKNPRDRNHLMPIITPAYPCMNSSYNVSTSTLRVIMEQFQFGNKICQEIDVNKANWDALFEPFHFFEAYRKFLVVDIVAEDDDDLRLWKGWIESRLRQLTLKIERDTKGILQCHPYPCEYSDPAIECAHCAFYMGLSRKVGLKKCGQQFDIRGTVDEFMREIGMYSLWKPGMDLAVTHVRREQVPSYVFEQGYKKPSPTMHANQQEQSDGDGTLSPDLGVQLKRKYDSDGDGHVELRKSVKRALVSPPGEETPPHHGNSVSKVLCDSPVKLVSSALFSGAQTSPSHDDITFEQTQLTSSSHGSEDTSASGTSCAAMGAVVLADESSKPGNLTSDVVIDTVETMEVHTTSECVAQKDETKLEGIRSLTSSNCAEFLEGEVLAENVHLSGDEVI; encoded by the exons ATGGCGGGATCTGTCGGCGtgggcagggcggcggcgcggtcgtcgCCGAAGCGGTACGCCGGCACGGACCCGCCGTTGTCCCTAGCCGGGCCGACGGTGGCGGATCTCCAGAGGACGGCCGAGCTAGAGAAG TTTTTGGTTGAAGCTGGCCTTTATGAGGGGAAGGAGGAGTCTGCGAAGCGGGAAGAGGTGCTGTCGGAGATTGGTCAG ATAGTCAAGGAATGGGTGAAGCAGTTGACCAGTAAGAAGGGATATGCTGAGCAATTGGTTGAACGAGCAAATGCAGTCCTTTTCACTTTTGGGTCTTACAGATTGGGG GTTCATGGACCTGGAGCTGATATTGATACCCTTTGTGTTGGACCTTCATATGTGAACCGAGAG GAGGATTTCTTTGTCACACTGCATGGCATATTAGCAGAAAAGGAAGAAGTGACTGAGTTGCAACCTGTACCTGATGCTCATGTACCTGTTTTGAAATTTAAGTTTCGTGGGATATCAATTGACCTTCTCTATGCTAGCCTCTCTCCTTCAGAAATACCAGCA GATTTTGATATTTCTCAAGGATCTGTTCTTTGTGATGTTGATGAAGCAACTGTTCGAAGCCTTAATGGATGCAGAGTGGCAGATCAGATTCTTCGACTTGTTCCAAATGCTGAG AACTTCCGGACAACACTCAGATGCTTGAAGTACTGGGCAAAGAGAAGGGGTGTTTATTCTAAT ATTACTGGTTTCCTTGGGGGTGTCAACTGGGCTCTTCTGGTTGCTCGTGTCTGCCAACTCTATCCTAATGCTGTGCCAAGTATGCTGGTTTCTAGATTCTTCAGAGTTTTTACCCAGTGGCAATGGCCAAATCCAGTGATGCTATGTGCGATTAAGAATGATGATCTTGGTTTTTCTATATGGGATCCACGCAAAAATCCTCGTGATAGAAACCATCTAATGCCTATCATCACTCCAGCCTACCCATGCATGAACTCTAGCTACAATGTTTCAACCAGCACACTGAGGGTTATAATGGAGCAGTTTCAGTTTGGCAACAAAATTTGTCAG GAAATCGACGTTAATAAGGCCAATTGGGATGCTTTATTTGAGCCTTTCCATTTCTTTGAAGCATATAGAAAGTTTCTAGTGGTTGACATAGTtgcagaggatgatgatgatcttcGGCTTTGGAAGGGATGGATTGAGTCTCGTTTGAGACAACTTACTTTGAAG ATTGAGCGGGATACTAAAGGAATTCTGCAGTGCCATCCTTACCCATGTGAGTATTCAGATCCAGCAATAGAGTGTGCACATTGTGCCTTCTACATGGGCTTATCAAGGAAAGTGGGTTTGAAAAAATGTGGTCAACAATTTGATATCCGTGGGACAGTAGATGAATTTATGCGTGAAATTGGCATGTATTCATTGTGGAAGCCTGGGATGGATCTGGCTGTCACCCATGTCCGTAGGGAGCAGGTCCCATCTTATGTATTTGAGCAAGGGTACAAGAAACCCTCCCCTACGATGCATGCAAACCAACAAGAGCAGTCTGATGGAGATGGCACATTGAGTCCAGATCTGGGGGTTCAGCTTAAGAGAAAGTACGATTCTGATGGAGATGGCCATGTGGAACTTCGCAAATCTGTAAAAAGGGCTTTAGTAAGCCCACCTGGTGAGGAAACCCCACCTCATCATGGAAATAGTGTTAGTAAGGTCCTATGTGACAGTCCGGTGAAATTAGTTTCCAGTGCCCTTTTCAGCGGAGCTCAGACTTCTCCATCACATGATGATATAACTTTTGAACAAACACAATTAACTAGTTCATCACATGGATCCGAGGACACCTCAGCATCAGGCACAAGCTGTGCAGCAATGGGAGCAGTTGTTTTGGCTGATGAATCTAGCAAGCCTGGTAACTTGACATCTGATGTTGTAATTGACACAGTTGAGACAATGGAAGTGCACACAACTTCAGAATGTGTGGCTCAGAAGGATGAAACAAAGCTTGAGGGAATCAGAAGCTTGACGAGCAGCAATTGTGCTGAGTTTCTAGAGGGGGAAGTTCTTGCTGAGAACGTGCACTTGAGTGGAGATGAAGTGATTTGA